The Antechinus flavipes isolate AdamAnt ecotype Samford, QLD, Australia chromosome 5, AdamAnt_v2, whole genome shotgun sequence DNA segment GACCTTACTGTAGCTTTTTCCTACTCCCCCTAGAAAATCCAGAAGAAAGCAACAGTGTGTTCTTTTCatgaaaaaagaagatattatATAGGATAAATCACTCGAGGATCGCAAAAAGGGCAGACAAGAGGGCAGAGGAGAAAATATGGAAGAGTGTAAAAGAAAGTAGCATCTTCAATAGGCAAATGGAGCTACTACAGGGAGGGAGACTTTGGGGGAAAGGGTTTTGTGGGATCTAGATACAAAGgatcttggggaagaggatcaTTTCAGCTAAAACCAAGTGATGCTAGGAAATGTTGAGTGTAATACTTTAGGTTATTATCATTTGCTTATTATGTGGACAATCCCTTGAGATAAATGATATAGGGGTGCTTTTCTGCCACATCAAAGCAGGTACTTACTAGTTATTAAGCTGATGGATTGATTCAAGGAcctgtatatatctatatacgggtatatatctgtatatatctctTCTCCCCTACTTTCCTCttaccctcctttcttttccccataccctcctctcctctccccatactttcctctctctttaccctctcttcccctctccttcctctcttttctcctccccttctagATTAGCTGTCCTATCTTGCCCAAAATGAAAGTACATTGACTTTATTCTAATATTGGTCATCATGGGAACtttaatttgctccttttttCTGATTTGGGCTAATTCCATCCACTTCAGAATCCAGGGCTCATCTTCCTAGTAGCAGAAAATACAGAAACAGGCTACTGCACCCAGCTAtgaaagtagtttttaaaaaacgACATCCTAGAAATCCATAGTGTTtgttatgagaaagaaaaaatattattgagatcACTCGAGTTTATTAGAAGGTATACAGGCATTAAGTGTAGGTATTGTGGGGCAGGAAagcaatcaaaacaaaacaagattggAATAACCCAGACAAACAAGAAGCTTTGTAGGATGTTTATCTCATAGACCTCAGTGGCTTCAGATGTTCATTCCCAAGGCATCTCTCTGCAGCATGACCAGCCAGGGACAGGGAGAACAGGAGTCCAATTCAGTCACTTGGAGTGTATGTTTGGTTTGCTTTAGCAATATAGCGGGTTACTGGCACGTAACCATATTCACAGATGCCCTTTTCTAAAATAGTAACAGCCTTACAGTTCACGGTTACATCATCTAGGAGAGAAATGAAGTAGAGATGGTACTTTAAAACTTTTAGAAACATCTCTTAGCCAAAACCCAACTTACTATATGCTTTTTATAGatatcatttgttcatttatataaattatatttattaaacaccttatTGGTTTCTGCCTACTCTCCATTTAGCTTTTCCCAAACTCAATTTCCCCCAAATAGCTTATATTCTTCAGGTCTCTCAAATCCCATCTATCACATACCTTTGAAACTTCTGTGCAAACTCTGTAATTGAGCCCCCACCCAGATGCTATTCTTTAGATTCAGTCCTCTCGTTACTCTTTTGCCCCTCCTGTTATTCCCCATCACCCAATCAATACTCATTGTCCTTCCTCATCATATTTACCACctctaatcttttctttttgggTAGCCCTCTGCTTGAGATTCCCTTTAGCTGTCTCTCTGTGACCCAGCCTTTACAAATCTTCTCTTACTTTGGCTGCACATGTCCCAGTAGAAGTTCCTTGCACTGTCCCCTGGGCATATACAGGCTTTATATACGTATTCCTTATAAGCACAATTAGTGGCTGAATCGGTCGTAGTATATATTAGCATCtgggaaaaaagaagtgagaatgTATTAACATTATTATAACTAGGAAGGAAGAGGTGAGAAGAAGAATTAATGGATCTGAAAATAAACAGGCTGAGAATTCATGGATGGAGGGAAA contains these protein-coding regions:
- the LOC127537954 gene encoding prolactin-inducible protein homolog gives rise to the protein MSFLQATVRCSLTALFLGLCLQLCIGQDDKNRKPLVLKMSPIPSVKRSEQWEVRCNVSTEARECVPMLIYTTTDSATNCAYKEYVYKACICPGDSARNFYWDMCSQNDVTVNCKAVTILEKGICEYGYVPVTRYIAKANQTYTPSD